One genomic segment of Streptomyces liangshanensis includes these proteins:
- a CDS encoding Rieske (2Fe-2S) protein → MRTPRRTVLKGAALAGAAGLGVAACSTESKLGHAQTPTPTAPEPLGAASEVPVGGAKLYKEQRVVVYCPAKGEYKGFSAQCTHAGCLLEKLEGTIGDCPCHGSRFDVTTGEAVHGPATVPLPKVPITLEGDNLVAGPKA, encoded by the coding sequence ATGCGCACCCCCCGCCGTACCGTGCTGAAGGGGGCCGCGCTCGCCGGCGCGGCCGGACTGGGGGTCGCGGCCTGCTCCACCGAGTCCAAGCTGGGCCACGCCCAGACGCCCACCCCCACGGCCCCCGAGCCGCTGGGCGCCGCGTCCGAGGTGCCCGTCGGCGGGGCGAAGCTCTACAAGGAGCAGCGGGTGGTCGTGTACTGCCCCGCGAAGGGCGAGTACAAGGGGTTCAGCGCCCAGTGCACCCACGCCGGCTGCCTCCTGGAGAAGCTCGAAGGCACGATCGGTGACTGCCCGTGTCACGGCAGCCGCTTCGACGTCACCACCGGCGAGGCGGTGCACGGTCCCGCGACGGTGCCGCTGCCGAAGGTCCCCATCACGCTGGAGGGCGACAACCTCGTCGCGGGCCCGAAGGCCTGA
- a CDS encoding gluconeogenesis factor YvcK family protein, which produces MTGRTFRMRRLRRGTPAPASRARGAQPKVVALGGGRGLSASLAALRRITGDLTAVVTVADDGGSSGRLRDELGVLPPGDLRKALAALCGDDDWGQTWARVIQHRFVSRGDLHDHAVGNLLIVALWEQLGDHVQALDLVGKLLGAHGRVLPMSAVPLELQALVRGHDPARPDDVDTVRGQATVALTRGEVQSVHLVPNDPPAVPEAVAAVLDADWVVLGPGSWFSSVIPHLLVPELLDALVETKARRVLSLNLAPQPGETDGFSPQRHLEVLGRHAPKLALDVVLADEAAVPDCESLADAAKRFGAAVELAPVAATDSSPKHDPELLAAAYDRIFRMHGRIGPWR; this is translated from the coding sequence GTGACCGGACGCACCTTCCGCATGCGACGCCTGCGCCGGGGGACCCCCGCGCCGGCGTCGCGGGCTCGCGGTGCCCAGCCCAAGGTCGTCGCCCTCGGCGGCGGCCGGGGCCTGTCCGCCTCCCTGGCGGCCCTGCGCCGGATCACCGGCGACCTGACCGCCGTCGTCACGGTCGCCGACGACGGCGGCTCCAGCGGCCGGCTCCGCGACGAGCTGGGTGTCCTGCCGCCGGGCGACCTGCGCAAGGCGCTGGCGGCGCTCTGCGGTGACGACGACTGGGGCCAGACGTGGGCCCGGGTCATCCAGCACCGCTTCGTCTCCCGGGGCGATCTGCACGACCACGCGGTGGGCAATCTGCTGATCGTCGCCCTGTGGGAGCAGTTGGGCGACCATGTGCAGGCCCTGGACCTGGTCGGCAAGCTGCTCGGCGCGCACGGCCGGGTGCTGCCCATGTCGGCGGTGCCGCTGGAGCTCCAGGCGCTGGTACGGGGGCACGACCCGGCCCGCCCGGACGACGTCGACACCGTGCGGGGCCAGGCCACGGTGGCGCTGACCCGGGGCGAGGTGCAGTCCGTGCACCTGGTGCCGAACGACCCGCCCGCGGTGCCCGAGGCCGTCGCGGCGGTGCTGGACGCCGACTGGGTGGTGCTCGGTCCCGGTTCGTGGTTCTCGTCGGTGATCCCGCACCTGCTGGTGCCGGAGTTGCTCGACGCGCTGGTCGAGACGAAGGCCCGCCGGGTGCTGTCGTTGAATCTCGCACCACAACCCGGTGAAACCGATGGCTTCTCACCGCAGCGTCATTTGGAGGTTTTGGGGCGACACGCCCCTAAACTCGCCCTGGACGTGGTGCTCGCCGATGAGGCCGCCGTGCCTGACTGCGAGTCACTCGCCGATGCCGCCAAACGGTTCGGTGCCGCGGTCGAGCTGGCGCCGGTGGCAGCGACCGACAGTTCCCCGAAGCACGATCCGGAGCTGTTGGCAGCCGCGTACGACCGTATTTTTCGGATGCATGGAAGGATCGGCCCATGGCGATGA
- the uvrC gene encoding excinuclease ABC subunit UvrC — MADPSSYRPKPGQIPDSPGVYKFRDEHHRVIYVGKAKSLRPRLSSYFQDLAGLHPRTRTMVTTAASVEWTVVSTEVEALQLEYSWIKEFDPRFNVKYRDDKSYPYLAVTLNEEFPRVQVMRGAKRKGVRYFGPYGHAWAIRETVDLMLRVFPVRTCSAGVFKNAARTGRPCLLGYIGKCSAPCVGRVTPEEHRELAEEFCDFMAGRTGAYIRRLERQMTVAAEDMEYEKAGRLRDDIGALRRAMEKNAVVLADATDADLIAVAEDELEAAVQIFHVRGGRVRGQRGWVTDKVEEVGTAGLVEHALQQLYGDETGDSVPKEVLVPALPGDDAETAAVTQWLSERRGSLVSLRIPQRGDKKDLMATVGRNAQQALVLHKTRRASDLTTRSRALEEIAQALDLDSVPLRIECFDISHLQGDDVVASMVVFEDGLARKSEYRRFQIKGRVGDTQVWHGEGQDDVRSMHEVIARRFRRYLLEKEKTGEWTEQDLAGETDASGEVPAAPEDDGRPKRFAYPPQLVVVDGGQPQVAAAKRALDELGIDDVAVCGLAKRLEEVWLPDDDDPVVLPRSSEGLYLLQRVRDEAHRFAITYQRAKRAKRIRTSPLDDVPGLGETRKQALIKHFGSVKRLRQATIEQICEVPGLGRKTAEAVAVALAQAAPAAPAVNTATGEIMDDDGGSTHD, encoded by the coding sequence ATGGCCGACCCCTCCAGCTACCGCCCCAAGCCGGGACAGATCCCCGACTCGCCGGGGGTCTACAAGTTCCGCGACGAACACCACCGGGTGATCTACGTCGGGAAGGCGAAAAGCCTGCGCCCGCGCCTGTCGAGCTACTTCCAGGACCTGGCGGGCCTGCATCCCCGTACGCGCACGATGGTCACCACCGCCGCCTCCGTCGAGTGGACGGTCGTCTCCACCGAGGTCGAGGCGCTCCAGCTGGAGTACTCCTGGATCAAGGAGTTCGACCCCCGGTTCAACGTCAAGTACCGCGACGACAAGAGCTATCCGTACCTCGCGGTCACCCTCAACGAGGAGTTCCCGCGCGTCCAGGTGATGCGCGGCGCCAAGCGCAAGGGCGTGCGGTACTTCGGTCCGTACGGCCACGCCTGGGCGATCCGCGAGACGGTCGACCTGATGCTCCGGGTGTTTCCCGTACGGACGTGCTCCGCCGGGGTGTTCAAGAACGCGGCGCGGACGGGCCGCCCCTGCCTGCTCGGGTACATCGGCAAGTGCTCCGCGCCCTGCGTCGGCCGGGTCACCCCGGAGGAGCACCGCGAACTGGCCGAGGAGTTCTGCGACTTCATGGCCGGCCGCACCGGCGCGTACATCCGCCGCCTGGAGCGGCAGATGACGGTCGCCGCCGAGGACATGGAGTACGAGAAGGCGGGCCGGCTGCGGGACGACATAGGGGCGCTGCGCCGGGCGATGGAGAAGAACGCCGTCGTGCTCGCCGACGCCACCGACGCGGACCTGATCGCGGTGGCCGAGGACGAGCTGGAGGCCGCCGTGCAGATCTTCCACGTCCGCGGCGGCCGGGTGCGCGGCCAGCGCGGCTGGGTCACGGACAAGGTCGAGGAGGTCGGCACGGCCGGCCTGGTCGAGCACGCGCTCCAGCAGCTGTACGGGGACGAGACCGGCGACTCCGTACCGAAGGAGGTCCTCGTCCCGGCGCTGCCCGGCGACGACGCGGAGACGGCCGCCGTCACCCAGTGGCTCAGCGAGCGCCGCGGTTCCCTGGTGTCCCTGCGCATCCCGCAGCGGGGCGACAAGAAGGACCTGATGGCGACGGTCGGGCGCAACGCGCAGCAGGCGCTCGTCCTGCACAAGACCCGGCGGGCCAGCGACCTCACGACCCGCTCCCGGGCCCTGGAGGAGATCGCGCAGGCCCTGGACCTGGACAGTGTGCCGCTGCGGATCGAGTGCTTCGACATCTCCCACCTCCAGGGGGACGACGTCGTCGCGTCCATGGTGGTCTTCGAGGACGGCCTCGCCCGTAAGAGCGAATACCGCCGGTTCCAGATCAAGGGGCGGGTCGGCGACACGCAGGTCTGGCACGGCGAGGGCCAGGACGACGTCCGGTCGATGCACGAGGTGATCGCCCGCCGCTTCCGCCGCTACCTCCTGGAGAAGGAGAAGACGGGGGAGTGGACGGAGCAGGACCTCGCGGGCGAGACCGACGCCTCGGGCGAGGTCCCCGCGGCGCCCGAGGACGACGGCCGCCCCAAGCGCTTCGCGTACCCGCCGCAGCTGGTCGTGGTCGACGGCGGGCAGCCGCAGGTCGCGGCGGCCAAGCGGGCCCTGGACGAGCTGGGCATCGACGACGTGGCCGTCTGCGGGCTCGCCAAGCGCCTCGAAGAGGTCTGGCTGCCGGACGACGACGACCCGGTGGTGCTGCCCCGCTCCAGCGAGGGCCTCTACCTGCTCCAGCGGGTCCGGGACGAGGCGCACCGCTTCGCGATCACCTATCAGCGGGCGAAGCGGGCCAAACGCATCAGGACCAGCCCGCTGGACGACGTCCCCGGTCTCGGGGAGACCCGGAAGCAGGCGCTCATCAAGCATTTCGGCTCGGTGAAGCGGCTGCGACAGGCGACAATCGAGCAGATCTGCGAGGTGCCGGGGCTCGGCCGCAAGACGGCCGAGGCCGTCGCCGTGGCCCTCGCCCAGGCGGCCCCGGCCGCACCCGCCGTGAACACGGCAACAGGAGAGATCATGGATGACGACGGGGGCAGCACGCATGACTGA
- a CDS encoding papain-like cysteine protease family protein: MSSVPHVTPRTVSRRRPLRRLSLTGLVAAVLFALPTATATADSAPRTVPAAAASSQLGISMQAQQKSNWCWAAAGNTIATWFGRNHTQNDFCNAAFNRAQGSTCPNNQATLANVQTALRWSGISAGSYITGTLSYATVQSEINARRPMETRILWSSGGGHMHVLYGYDTASNWVYWGDPWGSNSRYNWASYSWYQRNSEFSWTHSLYRIGA; encoded by the coding sequence ATGTCCTCTGTCCCCCACGTCACCCCGCGCACGGTGTCCCGCCGCCGGCCCCTCCGGCGGCTTTCGCTCACCGGCCTCGTCGCGGCCGTCCTGTTCGCCCTTCCCACCGCCACCGCCACGGCGGACAGCGCTCCGAGGACCGTTCCGGCCGCCGCGGCGTCCTCGCAACTCGGCATCTCCATGCAGGCCCAGCAGAAGTCCAACTGGTGCTGGGCCGCGGCCGGCAACACCATCGCGACCTGGTTCGGCCGGAACCACACCCAGAACGACTTCTGCAACGCGGCCTTCAACCGGGCCCAGGGCTCGACGTGCCCCAACAACCAGGCCACGCTCGCCAACGTGCAGACCGCCCTGCGCTGGTCCGGCATCAGCGCGGGCTCCTACATCACCGGGACCCTGAGCTACGCCACCGTGCAGAGCGAGATCAACGCGCGGCGGCCGATGGAGACCCGCATCCTCTGGTCGTCGGGCGGCGGCCACATGCACGTCCTCTACGGCTACGACACCGCGAGCAACTGGGTCTACTGGGGCGACCCGTGGGGCTCCAACAGCCGCTACAACTGGGCCTCCTACAGCTGGTACCAGCGCAACAGCGAGTTCTCCTGGACCCATTCCCTCTACCGGATCGGAGCGTGA
- a CDS encoding maleylpyruvate isomerase family mycothiol-dependent enzyme: MTDHVRDLALLREADERLLHAAASLDNASLAAPSRLPGWSRGHVLAHLARNADALVNVLQGRPMYADGATRDADIERDASRALDVHLADVRNAAARFHHSAAVPADWTRTVALRNGVTDAAARVPFRRWIEVELHHVDLGLDRTLEDLSEEFTEREITFLADRFSGNASVPPLTLATPAGHTWRTGRTPDVGDGPADVVTGAAPDLLGWLAGRRDGSALEFASGPLPVLPPL, encoded by the coding sequence ATGACTGATCACGTACGGGACCTGGCCCTCCTGCGCGAGGCGGACGAAAGGCTCCTCCACGCCGCTGCCTCACTGGACAACGCGAGCCTCGCCGCGCCGTCACGGCTGCCGGGCTGGAGCCGGGGGCACGTCCTGGCCCATCTCGCGCGGAACGCGGACGCTCTGGTCAACGTTCTCCAGGGCCGGCCCATGTACGCCGACGGCGCCACCCGGGACGCGGACATCGAGCGGGACGCGTCCAGGGCCCTCGACGTCCATCTCGCCGATGTACGTAACGCCGCGGCCCGCTTCCATCATTCCGCGGCCGTCCCCGCCGACTGGACCCGTACCGTCGCCCTGCGCAACGGCGTGACCGACGCCGCGGCGCGGGTGCCCTTCCGGCGCTGGATCGAGGTCGAGCTGCACCACGTCGACCTGGGCCTGGACCGCACGCTGGAGGACCTCTCCGAGGAGTTCACCGAACGGGAGATCACCTTCCTCGCGGACCGCTTCTCCGGGAACGCCTCGGTCCCCCCGCTGACCCTGGCCACCCCCGCCGGGCACACGTGGCGTACGGGGCGTACGCCTGACGTCGGGGACGGGCCCGCGGACGTCGTCACCGGCGCCGCGCCGGACCTGCTGGGGTGGCTCGCGGGGCGGCGTGACGGATCCGCACTGGAGTTCGCGAGCGGCCCCCTTCCCGTCCTGCCCCCGCTATAG
- the uvrA gene encoding excinuclease ABC subunit UvrA, producing the protein MADRLIVRGAREHNLKNVSLDLPRDSLIVFTGLSGSGKSSLAFDTIFAEGQRRYVESLSSYARQFLGQMDKPDVDFIEGLSPAVSIDQKSTSRNPRSTVGTITEVYDYLRLLFARIGKPHCPECGRPISRQSPQAIVDRVLELPEGSRFQVLSPLVRERKGEFVDLFADLQTKGYSRARVDGQTIQLTEPPTLKKQEKHTIEVVVDRLTVKDSAKRRLTDSVETALGLSGGMVVLDFVDLPEDDPERERMFSEHLYCPYDDLSFEELEPRSFSFNSPFGACPECSGIGTRMEVDPELVVPDEDKSLDEGAIHPWSHGHTKEYFGRLIGGLAQALGFRTDIPWAGLPARAKKALLYGHKTQVEVRYRNRYGRERAYTTPAFEGAVSFVKRRHGESETDSSRERFEGYMREVPCPTCKGTRLKPIVLAVTVMDKSIADIAALSISDCAEFLGRLKLNARDKKIAERVLKEVNERLRFLVDVGLDYLSLNRAAGTLSGGEAQRIRLATQIGSGLVGVLYVLDEPSIGLHQRDNHRLIETLVRLRDMGNTLIVVEHDEDTIKVADWVVDIGPGAGEHGGKVVHSGPLKGLLTNKESLTGQYLSGKRSIPTPEIRRPVDGSRQLTVQGARENNLQDIDVSFPLGVLTAVTGVSGSGKSTLVNDILYTHLARELNGAKSVPGRHTRVEGDDLVDKVVHVDQSPIGRTPRSNPATYTGVFDHVRKLFADTMEAKVRGYLQGRFSFNVKGGRCENCSGDGTIKIEMNFLPDVYVPCEVCHGARYNRETLEVHYKGKSIAEVLDMPIEEALDFFEAVPAISRHLRTLNEVGLGYVRLGQSAPTLSGGEAQRVKLSSELQKRSTGRTVYVLDEPTTGLHFEDISKLIKVLSGLVDKGNSVIVIEHNLDVIKTADWVIDMGPEGGNGGGLVVAEGTPEQVAGEAASHTGKFLREILDADRISDASPKKPTRRRKPTPR; encoded by the coding sequence GTGGCCGACCGTCTCATCGTCCGTGGCGCGCGCGAGCACAATCTCAAGAACGTCTCGCTCGACCTCCCCCGTGACTCCCTCATCGTCTTCACCGGGCTCTCCGGGTCGGGCAAGTCCTCCCTCGCGTTCGACACGATCTTCGCCGAGGGGCAGCGCCGGTACGTGGAGTCGCTGTCCTCGTACGCCCGGCAGTTCCTCGGTCAGATGGACAAGCCGGACGTCGACTTCATCGAGGGGCTGTCCCCGGCCGTCTCGATCGACCAGAAGTCGACCTCGCGCAACCCGCGCTCGACGGTCGGCACGATCACCGAGGTGTACGACTACCTCCGGCTGCTCTTCGCCAGGATCGGCAAGCCGCACTGCCCCGAGTGCGGCCGGCCGATCTCCCGCCAGTCGCCGCAGGCCATCGTGGACCGCGTCCTGGAGCTGCCCGAGGGCAGCCGCTTCCAGGTCCTCTCGCCGCTCGTCCGCGAGCGCAAGGGCGAGTTCGTCGACCTCTTCGCCGATCTCCAGACGAAGGGGTACAGCCGCGCCCGGGTCGACGGGCAGACGATCCAGCTCACCGAGCCGCCCACCCTCAAGAAGCAGGAGAAGCACACCATCGAGGTGGTCGTCGACCGCCTCACGGTGAAGGACAGCGCCAAGCGCCGGCTGACCGACTCGGTCGAGACCGCGCTGGGCCTGTCCGGCGGCATGGTCGTGCTCGACTTCGTGGACCTCCCGGAGGACGACCCCGAGCGCGAGCGGATGTTCTCCGAGCACCTCTACTGCCCGTACGACGACCTGTCCTTCGAGGAGCTGGAGCCCCGCTCCTTCTCCTTCAACTCGCCTTTCGGCGCCTGCCCCGAGTGCAGCGGTATCGGTACGCGCATGGAGGTCGACCCGGAGCTGGTCGTCCCGGACGAGGACAAGTCCCTGGACGAGGGCGCGATCCACCCCTGGTCCCACGGCCACACCAAGGAGTACTTCGGCCGGCTGATCGGCGGCCTCGCGCAGGCCCTCGGCTTCCGTACGGACATCCCCTGGGCCGGACTGCCCGCGCGCGCCAAGAAGGCCCTGCTGTACGGCCACAAGACGCAGGTCGAGGTCCGGTACCGGAACAGGTACGGGCGGGAGCGCGCGTACACCACCCCCGCCTTCGAAGGAGCGGTCTCCTTCGTGAAGCGGCGGCACGGCGAGTCCGAGACGGACTCCAGCCGCGAGCGCTTCGAGGGGTACATGCGCGAGGTGCCCTGCCCGACCTGCAAGGGCACGCGCCTCAAGCCGATCGTCCTCGCGGTCACGGTCATGGACAAGTCCATCGCCGACATCGCGGCCCTGTCGATCAGCGACTGCGCCGAGTTCCTCGGCCGGCTCAAGCTGAACGCGCGCGACAAGAAGATCGCCGAGCGGGTCCTCAAGGAGGTCAACGAACGGCTGCGGTTCCTGGTCGACGTCGGCCTGGACTACCTGTCGCTGAACCGCGCCGCGGGCACCCTGTCCGGCGGCGAGGCCCAGCGCATCCGGCTCGCCACCCAGATCGGCTCCGGCCTGGTCGGGGTGCTCTACGTCCTGGACGAGCCGTCCATCGGCCTCCACCAGCGGGACAACCACCGGCTGATCGAGACCCTGGTCCGGCTGCGGGACATGGGCAACACCCTGATCGTCGTCGAGCACGACGAGGACACCATCAAGGTCGCCGACTGGGTCGTCGACATCGGCCCGGGGGCCGGCGAGCACGGCGGGAAGGTCGTGCACTCGGGCCCGTTGAAGGGGCTGCTGACCAACAAGGAGTCGCTGACCGGGCAGTACCTGTCGGGGAAGCGGTCCATCCCGACGCCGGAGATCCGGCGGCCCGTGGACGGGAGCCGGCAGCTCACGGTCCAGGGGGCGCGGGAGAACAACCTCCAGGACATCGACGTCTCGTTCCCGCTGGGCGTGCTCACCGCCGTCACCGGGGTCTCGGGCTCCGGGAAGTCGACGCTGGTCAACGACATCCTCTACACGCACCTGGCGCGCGAGCTGAACGGCGCGAAGTCGGTGCCGGGGCGGCACACCCGGGTCGAGGGCGACGACCTGGTCGACAAGGTCGTCCACGTCGACCAGTCGCCCATCGGCCGGACGCCCCGGTCCAACCCGGCCACGTACACCGGCGTCTTCGACCACGTCCGCAAGCTCTTCGCCGACACGATGGAGGCGAAGGTCCGGGGATACCTCCAGGGGCGCTTCTCCTTCAACGTGAAGGGCGGCCGCTGCGAGAACTGCTCGGGCGACGGCACGATCAAGATCGAGATGAACTTCCTGCCGGACGTGTACGTCCCCTGCGAGGTCTGCCACGGGGCGCGCTACAACCGGGAGACGCTGGAGGTCCACTACAAGGGCAAGTCCATCGCCGAGGTGCTGGACATGCCGATCGAGGAGGCGCTCGACTTCTTCGAGGCGGTGCCGGCGATCTCGCGTCACCTCAGGACGCTCAACGAGGTGGGTCTCGGGTACGTACGGCTCGGCCAGTCCGCGCCGACACTCTCGGGCGGCGAGGCCCAGCGCGTGAAGCTCTCCAGCGAGCTCCAGAAGCGCTCCACGGGCCGCACGGTCTACGTCCTGGACGAGCCGACGACCGGCCTGCACTTCGAGGACATCAGCAAGCTCATCAAGGTGCTGTCCGGGCTGGTCGACAAGGGCAACTCGGTGATCGTGATCGAACACAACCTGGACGTCATCAAGACGGCGGACTGGGTGATCGACATGGGTCCCGAGGGCGGGAACGGGGGCGGACTGGTGGTTGCCGAGGGGACGCCGGAGCAGGTGGCGGGGGAGGCTGCGAGTCATACGGGGAAGTTCCTGCGCGAGATCCTGGACGCGGACCGCATCAGCGACGCCTCCCCGAAGAAGCCCACCCGCCGCCGCAAGCCCACACCCCGCTGA
- the rapZ gene encoding RNase adapter RapZ, whose product MTEHDRDGAEHVSTGTTKEAGEAVEAAIPELVIISGMSGAGRSTAAKCLEDLGWFVVDNLPPALIPTMVELGARSQGNVARIAVVVDVRGRRFFDNLRESLADLDAKGVNRRIVFLESSDETLVRRFESVRRPHPLQGDGRIVDGIEAERDLLRELRGDADLVIDTSSLNVHELRAKLDAGFAGDEKPELRATVMSFGYKYGLPVDADLVVDCRFLPNPHWVPELRPFTGLNEEVSAYVFNQPGAKEFLDRYTELLQLIAAGYRREGKRYVTVAVGCTGGKHRSVAMSEKLAARLAAEGVETVVVHRDMGRE is encoded by the coding sequence ATGACTGAGCACGACCGGGACGGAGCGGAGCACGTGAGTACGGGCACCACGAAGGAGGCCGGTGAGGCCGTCGAGGCGGCCATCCCCGAGCTGGTGATCATCTCCGGCATGTCGGGCGCGGGGCGCAGCACCGCGGCGAAGTGCCTGGAGGACCTCGGCTGGTTCGTCGTCGACAACCTGCCACCCGCGCTGATCCCCACGATGGTGGAGCTCGGCGCCCGCTCGCAGGGCAACGTGGCGCGGATCGCGGTGGTCGTGGACGTCCGCGGCCGGCGGTTCTTCGACAACCTCCGCGAGTCCCTGGCGGATCTCGACGCGAAGGGCGTCAACCGCAGGATCGTCTTCCTGGAGTCGTCGGACGAGACGCTGGTCCGCCGCTTCGAGTCCGTCCGGCGCCCGCACCCCCTCCAGGGGGACGGCCGGATCGTGGACGGCATCGAGGCCGAGCGCGACCTGCTGCGCGAGCTGCGGGGCGACGCCGACCTGGTGATCGACACCTCCAGCCTCAACGTGCACGAGCTGCGCGCCAAGCTGGACGCCGGGTTCGCCGGGGACGAGAAGCCGGAGCTGCGGGCGACGGTGATGTCGTTCGGGTACAAGTACGGCCTGCCCGTCGACGCCGACCTGGTGGTGGACTGCCGCTTCCTGCCGAACCCGCACTGGGTGCCGGAGCTGCGACCCTTCACCGGCCTCAACGAGGAGGTGTCCGCGTACGTGTTCAACCAGCCGGGCGCCAAGGAGTTCCTCGACCGCTACACCGAGCTGCTCCAGCTGATCGCCGCCGGGTACCGCCGCGAGGGCAAGCGGTACGTGACGGTCGCCGTCGGCTGTACGGGTGGCAAGCACCGTTCCGTCGCCATGTCCGAGAAGCTCGCCGCCCGCCTCGCCGCCGAAGGCGTCGAGACCGTCGTCGTCCACCGGGACATGGGGCGCGAGTGA
- a CDS encoding MBL fold metallo-hydrolase has translation MTYSGAVKVGGPADVHELPDLVISKVEVGTMGNNSYLLRCRATGEQLLIDAAADAGTLLTLIGEDSVASVVTTHRHQDHWQALAEVVAATGARTYAGRYDAEAIPVPTDVLVEDGDTIRVGAIGLTAVHLVGHTPGSIAVIYDDPHGHPHVFTGDCLFPGGPGRTGNPTDFGTLMDGLESKIFAALPDEAWIYPGHGDDSTLGAERPSLPEWRARGW, from the coding sequence ATGACGTACAGCGGAGCGGTGAAGGTCGGCGGACCTGCGGATGTGCACGAACTGCCCGACCTGGTGATCTCCAAGGTCGAGGTCGGCACGATGGGCAACAACTCCTATCTGCTGCGCTGCCGGGCCACCGGTGAGCAACTGCTGATCGACGCCGCGGCCGACGCGGGGACGCTGCTGACCCTGATCGGTGAGGACTCCGTCGCGTCCGTCGTCACCACCCACCGCCACCAGGACCACTGGCAGGCGCTGGCGGAGGTCGTGGCGGCCACCGGGGCCCGTACGTACGCGGGGCGGTACGACGCGGAGGCCATCCCCGTCCCCACCGACGTCCTGGTCGAGGACGGGGACACGATCCGGGTGGGGGCGATCGGCCTCACCGCCGTGCACCTGGTGGGGCACACGCCGGGTTCGATCGCGGTGATCTACGACGACCCGCACGGTCACCCGCACGTCTTCACCGGCGACTGCCTCTTCCCCGGCGGCCCCGGACGCACCGGGAACCCCACGGACTTCGGCACGCTGATGGACGGCCTGGAGTCCAAGATCTTCGCGGCGCTGCCCGACGAGGCCTGGATCTACCCCGGTCACGGCGACGACTCCACCCTCGGCGCCGAACGGCCCTCCCTGCCGGAGTGGCGCGCGCGGGGCTGGTAG
- a CDS encoding carbohydrate kinase family protein produces the protein MIVVAGEALIDLVPQRAAGDRTDNATPAPLLPRLGGGPFNTAVALGRLGSPAAFCSRISEDVFGDMLMEGLRTAGVDTSLVQRGHEPTTLAVAALGPDGSAGFGFYAEGSADRLFELPHALPPEVRALALGTCALVLEPGASAYEALLRRESSRGVFTLLDPNVRPAVIPDADAYRTRFTGWLPSVTLLKLSVDDAEWLGGVPAEWTARGPAAVVLTRGAEGLSVWTADGTEVSVPAAEVSVVDTIGAGDAVNAALLHALATRDALSPAGVVGLGSAGWREVLAFAAESAAEVCARAGA, from the coding sequence GTGATCGTCGTCGCCGGAGAAGCCCTGATCGACCTGGTGCCGCAGCGGGCCGCCGGGGACCGTACGGACAACGCCACGCCCGCGCCGCTGCTGCCGCGCCTCGGGGGCGGGCCGTTCAACACGGCCGTCGCGCTCGGCCGGCTCGGGTCGCCCGCCGCCTTCTGTTCGCGGATCTCGGAGGACGTCTTCGGGGACATGCTGATGGAGGGCCTGCGGACGGCGGGCGTCGACACGTCCTTGGTGCAGCGGGGCCACGAGCCCACGACCCTCGCCGTCGCGGCGCTCGGCCCGGACGGCTCGGCGGGCTTCGGCTTCTACGCGGAGGGCAGCGCGGACCGCCTCTTCGAACTGCCGCACGCGCTGCCGCCGGAGGTGCGGGCGCTGGCCCTGGGTACGTGCGCGCTGGTGCTGGAGCCGGGGGCGAGCGCGTACGAGGCGCTGTTGCGGCGGGAGTCGTCGCGCGGGGTGTTCACGCTGCTCGACCCGAACGTCCGGCCGGCGGTGATCCCGGACGCGGACGCGTACCGGACCCGCTTCACCGGCTGGCTGCCGTCCGTGACGCTGCTGAAGCTGTCCGTGGACGACGCGGAATGGCTGGGGGGTGTCCCGGCGGAGTGGACGGCTCGGGGGCCCGCGGCGGTGGTCCTGACCCGGGGCGCGGAGGGGCTGTCCGTGTGGACGGCGGACGGGACGGAGGTGTCCGTGCCGGCGGCGGAGGTGTCCGTGGTGGACACGATCGGGGCGGGCGACGCGGTGAACGCCGCGCTGCTGCACGCCCTGGCGACCCGCGACGCGCTGTCCCCCGCGGGGGTGGTGGGGTTGGGGTCGGCGGGGTGGCGGGAGGTGCTCGCCTTCGCGGCGGAGTCAGCGGCCGAGGTCTGCGCCCGCGCGGGAGCGTAA